One window from the genome of Bufo bufo chromosome 4, aBufBuf1.1, whole genome shotgun sequence encodes:
- the LOC120999346 gene encoding uncharacterized protein LOC120999346 has translation MAIINVEKLIILVQERPLLWDTRSELYHDRVRKDAAWEELTKELHPEEWEKASKVQRKNMVKIAKTRWNSTRDQFRRELSETSRSGDGGAKKRPYIYTKQLRFLRDIMELRPTVDNLEEQTGSIDSDETQMETQKSPDDATTNPPEMSQQIQTSSGPEETPAEIHPAPRRRSRNPPVQAPTDNRAVIDSRVLDNLNRNQSESPEELMLRSLSPFLSLKIAKTRWNSTRDQFRRELSETSRSGDGGAKKRPYIYTKQLRFLRDIMELRPTVDNLEEQTGSIDSDETQMETQKSPDDATTNPPEMSQQIQTSSGPEETPAEIHPAPRRRSRNPPVQAPTDNCAVIDSRVLDYLNRNQSESPEELMLRSLSPFLSCVPEVRRPVFMSTMNTILDIFSWPQDPTELT, from the exons ATGGCCATCATCAATGTGGAGAAGCTCATCATTCTTGTACAAGAACGGCCCCTATTATGGGACACCAGGTCAGAGCTATACCATGACCGTGTCAGAAAAGATGCGGCATGGGAGGAACTAACAAAGGAGCTGCATCCTGAGGAGTGGGAGAAAGCAAGCAAGGTCCAGCGAAAGAACATGG taaaaatagcAAAGACAAGGTGGAACAGCACCCGTGATCAATTTAGAAGGGAGCTGTCGGAAACTTCACGTAGCGGTGACGGGGGTGCAAAGAAACGTCCCTACATTTACACCAAGCAGCTGCGGTTCTTAAGAGATATCATGGAGTTGCGACC CACTGTTGATAATCTGGAGGAGCAGACTGGGTCGATAGATTCGGATGAGACCCAAATGGAGACACAGAAATCACCGGATGACGCCACAACAAACCCACCAGAGATGTCACAGCAAATTCAGACATCAAGTGGTCCAGAGGAAACACCAGCAGAGATCCATCCAGCACCAAGACGCCGGAGCCGGAATCCTCCTGTGCAAGCACCAACAGATAATCGCGCTGTCATAGATAGTCGAGTACTAGACAATCTAAATAGAAATCAATCAGAGAGCCCTGAGGAATTAATGCTCCGATCTCTGTCTCCATTCCTCTCTT taaaaatagcAAAGACAAGGTGGAACAGCACCCGTGATCAATTTAGAAGGGAGCTGTCGGAAACTTCACGTAGCGGTGACGGGGGTGCAAAGAAACGTCCCTACATTTACACCAAGCAGCTGCGGTTCTTAAGAGATATCATGGAGTTGCGACC CACTGTTGATAATCTGGAGGAGCAGACTGGGTCGATAGATTCGGATGAGACCCAAATGGAGACACAGAAATCACCGGATGACGCCACAACAAACCCACCAGAGATGTCACAGCAAATTCAGACATCAAGTGGTCCAGAGGAAACACCAGCAGAGATCCATCCAGCACCAAGACGCCGGAGCCGGAATCCTCCTGTGCAAGCACCAACAGATAATTGCGCTGTCATAGATAGTCGAGTACTAGACTATCTAAATAGAAATCAATCAGAGAGCCCTGAGGAATTAATGCTCCGATCTCTGTCTCCATTCCTCTCTTGTGTGCCAGAAGTGCGTCGGCCCGTGTTCATGTCTACCATGAACACGATCCTTGATATCTTCTCATGGCCCCAAGACCCCACAGAATTG ACATAA